Proteins encoded within one genomic window of Camarhynchus parvulus chromosome 14, STF_HiC, whole genome shotgun sequence:
- the RRN3 gene encoding RNA polymerase I-specific transcription initiation factor RRN3, whose translation MLGADEFISSPPRKTVRFGGTLTEILLKYEKGDTTDFELLKHQLSDPDIKDAQIINWLHEFRASVAYLTKELGQLVNILLKLPWLRRSREVVEEYLGFLGNLVSAQTVHLRPCLRMIVAQFVPPRITIREDDVDISDSDDDDENISANFDTCHRALQTVARYVPSTPQFLMPILVEFFPFINKSERTLECYVHNLLRVTVYLPTLRLQILELIIEKLLKLDVSTPQQDIEDAEETANNSASEEKSTEEGLFDMEEDEDRKGSKTVSPNIERMAHPLAERLDILMTILFSYIRDVCHVDGKLDISNTKDLYRDLVSVFDKLILPTHASCHVQYFMFYICSFKLGLAEAFLDHLWKKLQDPNNPSVIRQTAGSYIGSFLARAKFIPVVTVKACLDLLVNWLHKYIDNQDKGANAYCDVALHGPFYSTCQAVFYTLIFRHKQLLDGNLRKGLSYLQSLNFERIVMCQLNPLKICIPSVVNLFAAITRKYQLVFCYTIIERNNRQFIPVVRSGTGGDLVQTCTNPLDSFFPFDPYILKRSKKTIDPMYQFWEELSAEDLEDLKKPIKKGTSEDEDDDFLKGETPQNDGVVEIAPNSYESNTRSPVSSIGSPADCYVPYPL comes from the exons ATGCTGGGAGCGGACGAGTTCATCAGCTCCCCGCCCAGGAAGACGGTGCGGTTCGGGGGGACCCTGACCGAGATCCTGCTTAAGTACGAAAAG GGTGACACCACAGATTTTGAGTTGTTAAAACATCAGCTGTCAGATCCAGACATAAAG GATGCCCAGATCATTAATTGGCTGCATGAATTTCGAGCTTCTGTTGCATATTTGACCAAAGAGCTTGGACAACTGGTCAACATTTTGCTG AAGCTGCCATGGTTGAGGAGGAGCCGAGAGGTAGTGGAAGAATATCTGGGATTTCTTGGCAACCTTGTGTCAGCACAAACTGTCCACCTCAGGCCCTGCCTCCGGATGATCGTGGCACAGTTTGTCCCTC CTCGAATAACCATCAGAGAAGATGATGTGGATATTTCAGAttctgatgatgatgatgaaa acATTTCTGCAAACTTTGATACATGCCACAGAGCATTGCAAACTGTTGCCAGATACGTTCCTTC GACACCACAGTTTCTCATGCCGATACTTGTGGAATTCTTTCCTTTCATTAATAAATCAGAAAGAACTCTG GAATGTTATGTCCATAACCTGCTGCGAGTTACTGTGTATCTTCCAACTCTGAGGCTTCAGATTCTGGAGCTTATTattgaaaagctgctgaagttGGAT GTTAGCACTCCACAGCAAGATATTGAAGATGCTGAAGAAACTGCTAATAACAGTGCTAGTGAGGAAAAATCTACAGAGGAGGGACTTTTTGACATG gaggaagatgaagacagaaaaggcagcaaaactgTCTCTCCCAATATTGAGAGAATGGCCCATCCTCTTGCAGAGCGCCTGGACATCCTGATGACCATCCTGTTCTCATACATTAGAGATGTTTGCCATGTGGATG GCAAGCTCGACATCAGCAACACAAAGGATTTGTATCGGGATCTGGTTTCTGTTTTTGACAAGCTCATTTTACCAACCCATGCTTCGTGTCATGTACAGTATTTCATGTTTTACATCTGTAGCTTTAAATTG GGGCTGGCTGAAGCATTTTTAGACCATCTTTGGAAGAAACTGCAGGATCCAAACAATCCTTCAGTAATCAGGCAGACTGCTGGGAGTTATATTGGCAGCTTCTTGGCAAGAGCTAAATTTATTCCCGTTGT TACAGTAAAAGCATGTCTGGATCTTCTGGTGAACTGGCTGCATAAATACATTGACAATCAGGATAAAGGAGCTAATGCCTACTGTGATGTAGCTCTCCATGGGCCATTCTATTCCACGTGTCAGGCAGTGTTTTATACACTTATTTTCCGTCATAAACAACTTTTGGATGGAAATTTAAGGAAAG GTCTGTCATATCTGCAGAGTTTAAATTTTGAGCGCATTGTCATGTGTCAGCTGAACCCCCTGAAGATTTGTATCCCTTCTGTTGTCAACTTGTTTGCTGCCATTACCAG gaaataccAGTTGGTGTTCTGCTACACAATTATTGAGAGGAACAACAGGCAGTTCATCCCTGTTGTGCGGAGCGGCACTGGGGGCGACCTTGTGCAGACCTGCACCAACCCCCTCGACAGCTTCTTCCCCTTTGACCCCTACATACTCAAAAG ATCAAAGAAGACCATTGATCCTATGTATCAGTTCTGGGAAGAGCTGAGTGCTGAAGATCTTGAGGATCTGAAGAAACCCATTAAAAAG GGTACTTctgaagatgaagatgatgacTTTTTGAAAGGAGAAACTCCTCAAAATGATGGTGTGGTTGAAATTGCACCAAATTCTTATGAGTCCAACACACGGAGCCCTGTGAGCAGCATTGGCTCCCCTGCAGACTGTTACGTGCCATACCCACTGTGA